The region AAAAGGTATGGCTCTTAACCTTGAAGAGAGCAGTGTTGGTATAGTTATCCTTGGAAAAACTAGCGGTATCACAGAAGGAAGCTCTGTAAAAAGACTTAAAAAACTTCTACGCGTTCCAGTTGGCGACGCATTGATCGGCCGTGTTGTGAATTCACTCGGTGAACCAATCGACGCAAAAGGACCAATCGAAGCCACTGAATCTCGCTTCGTCGAAGAAAAAGCAAAAGGTATCATGGCAAGAAAAAGTGTTCATGAGCCACTTCAAACAGGTATCAAAGCTATCGATGCACTTGTGCCAATCGGTAGAGGTCAAAGAGAGTTAATCATCGGCGACCGCCAAACTGGTAAAACAACAGTTGCTATCGATACTATCATCAACCAAAAAGGTCAAGATGTCATTTGTATCTATGTAGCTATCGGTCAAAAACAATCAACCGTTGCTCAAGTCGTTAAAAAACTTGAAGAGTATGGCGCTATGGATTACACGATAGTTGTAAACGCTGGCGCTAGTGACGCAGCTGCGCTTCAATACCTTGCACCATACGCTGGCGTAACAATGGGTGAATACTTTAGAGATAACTCTCGCCACGCGCTAATCATCTATGATGACTTGTCAAAACACGCGGTTGCTTACCGTGAGATGTCTTTGATCCTAAGAAGACCACCAGGTCGTGAAGCTTACCCAGGCGACGTTTTCTACCTTCACTCAAGACTTCTAGAAAGAGCAAGTAAGCTAAATGACGCGCTAGGTGCTGGATCTTTGACAGCTCTGCCTATTATCGAGACACAAGCAGGCGACGTTTCAGCTTATATTCCAACAAACGTTATTTCTATTACAGATGGTCAAATTTTCCTTGAAAGTGACCTATTTAACTCAGGTATCCGCCCAGCGATCAACGTCGGTCTTTCTGTCTCTCGTGTCGGTGGTGCAGCTCAGATCAAAGCTATCAAACAAGTTTCTGGTACGCTAAGACTAGACCTTGCACAGTACCGCGAACTACAAGCATTTGCTCAGTTTGCAAGTGACCTTGACGAGAGCTCAAGAAAACAACTAGAGCGCGGACAAAAGATGGTTGAAGTACTAAAACAACCTCCATATTCTCCGCTTCCAGTTGAGAATCAAGTAGTTATCATATTTGCTGGTGCTAAGGGCTATTTAGATGATGTTGCAACTGCAAATGTAACAAAA is a window of Campylobacter concisus DNA encoding:
- the atpA gene encoding F0F1 ATP synthase subunit alpha, with protein sequence MSAKIKADEISTIIKERIENFDLSVDVEETGKVISVADGVANVYGLKNVMAGEMVEFESGEKGMALNLEESSVGIVILGKTSGITEGSSVKRLKKLLRVPVGDALIGRVVNSLGEPIDAKGPIEATESRFVEEKAKGIMARKSVHEPLQTGIKAIDALVPIGRGQRELIIGDRQTGKTTVAIDTIINQKGQDVICIYVAIGQKQSTVAQVVKKLEEYGAMDYTIVVNAGASDAAALQYLAPYAGVTMGEYFRDNSRHALIIYDDLSKHAVAYREMSLILRRPPGREAYPGDVFYLHSRLLERASKLNDALGAGSLTALPIIETQAGDVSAYIPTNVISITDGQIFLESDLFNSGIRPAINVGLSVSRVGGAAQIKAIKQVSGTLRLDLAQYRELQAFAQFASDLDESSRKQLERGQKMVEVLKQPPYSPLPVENQVVIIFAGAKGYLDDVATANVTKFEAELYPYIEAKYPEIFEQIRTKKVLDKEVEEILHKALKDFKATFAAN